Genomic DNA from Jejubacter calystegiae:
TGACGGTAGAAACGGCAGTGCGCGGCCTGAGCGCAGTCTCCGATATGAGCCATATTCACTCTGTGCCTTCCATCAAGGCAGGTAATGCGGCTTCCCACGCCATTGGTCTGGGGCAGATGAACCTGCACGGCTATCTGGCCCGGGAAGGCATCGCCTACGGCTCTGAAGAGGGTCTGGATTTCACCAATATCTACTTCTACACCATCACCTGGCACGCCCTGCGGGCCTCTAACCAACTGGCCAGAGAGCGCAACCAGCGCTTTGCCGGGTTTGAATCTTCCCGCTATGCCAGCGGCGACTGGTTCCGCCCCTATCTGGAACAGCGCTGGCAGCCGAAGACCGAAAAGGTGGCGGCGCTGTTTGCCCGGGCCGGTATTACCCTCCCCACCCGGGAAATGTGGCAGCAGCTACGCGACGATGTCATGACATGGGGGCTGTATAACCAGAATTTACAGGCGATTCCCCCCACGGGCTCTATCTCTTACATCAATCACGCGACGTCCAGCATTCACCCCATTGTGTCGCGCATTGAGATTCGTAAAGAGGGCAAGACCGGTCGCGTCTACTATCCGGCCCCCTTTATGACCAATGAAAACCAGGCCCTGTGGCAGGACGCCTATGAAATCGGCCCGGAAAAAATCATCGACACCTATGCCGAAGCCACCCGTCATGTGGATCAGGGGCTGTCGCTGACGCTGTTCTTCCCGGATACCGCCACCACCCGTGACATTAACCGGGCCCAGATCTATGCCTGGAAGAAAGGCATTAAAACGCTGTACTACATCCGCCTGCGCCAGATGGCGCTGGAGGGCACCGAGGTCGAAGGCTGCGTCTCCTGCGCGCTGTAAGGAATCACTAATGAGACATTTAACCCGGGTTTCCGCCATCAACTGGAACAAAATTCAGGACAGTAAGGATCTCGAGGTCTGGAACCGGCTAACCAGCAATTTCTGGCTGCCGGAAAAGGTACCGCTATCTAACGATATCACCGCCTGGCAGAGCCTGAGTCCCGCCGAACAGCAGCTAACGATTCGGGTCTTTACCGGCCTGACGCTGCTGGACACCATTCAGAACACCATTGGCGCCCCCGCGCTGATGGAAGATGCCCTCACCCCTCATGAAGAGGCGGTATTTTCCAATATCAGCTTTATGGAGGCGGTCCACGCCCGCTCATACAGCTCTATCTTTTCCACCCTGTGCCAGACCCGGGAAGTGGATGCCGCTTACGCCTGGAGCGAAGAGAATGAGGCGCTGCAGAATAAAGCGCGTATTATCCTGGAACAGTACGCAAGCCACTGTCCGTTAAAGAAAAAAATCGCCAGCGTATTTCTGGAGTCGTTCCTGTTCTATTCCGGCTTCTGGTTGCCGATGTACTGGTCGAGCCGCGGCAAACTCACCAACACCGCCGATCTTATCCGCCTGATCATTCGTGACGAGGCGGTACATGGTTATTACATCGGCTATAAGTATCAGAAGGGGCTGGAGAGCGTGACCCAGGAACAGCGCGATGAACTACGCAATTTCGCCCTTGAGTTGATGATGGCGCTGTACGAAAACGAGCTTACCTATACCGAAGCGCTGTATGGCGAGTCAGGCTGGGAAGAAGAGGTTAAATCGTTCCTGTGCTACAACGCCAACAAGGCGCTGATGAACCTGGGGTATGAGGCGCTGTTCCCGCCTGAAATGGCGGAAGTCAACCCGGCGATTATGGCCGCCCTCTCTCCCAATGCCGATGAAAACCACGACTTTTTCTCCGGTTCAGGCTCTTCCTATGTGATGGGAAAAGCGGTTGCCACCGAAGATGAAGACTGGGATTTTTAATCTCTCTTTATTCTTTAATTGAATGGCCAATTAATAAAAAATAACGCCCGAATTATTTGAATTCGGGCCAAAAAAAACACACTATAAGCATTTGCTTATTACAAAAATTATCTTTAAAAATGGTGTTCATTTCTCCATCAGAAAAATGACCATTTTCTGCACCACATCACAAAAATAGCCTCATCGATTATCCACTCCGAGCCCTTGCCTCACGGTAAATTTACAACCATTAGCATATTCTCATGCAAAGTCATCTCAGGATATGAGGGTTGCCACAGAATCTGAGTATGTTAGGGTATAGCCTGAGTTTTATTTCACCAGGAATTTCAATATATTCAAATAAAAACAGGAATACGCTCTTTCATGGCAATTAAATTAGAAGTCAAAAATCTTTACAAGGTATTTGGGGAACATCCCCAACGGGCCTTCAAATATATAGACCAGGGTTTCTCAAAAGAGCAACTTTTAGAGAAAACAGGGCTTTCACTGGGCGTTAAGGACGCCAATCTGACCATTGAAGAAGGCGAGATCTTCGTCGTTATGGGGCTTTCCGGATCGGGAAAATCCACCATGGTACGCCTTCTCAATCGCCTGATAGAGCCCACCCGCGGCCAGGTACTGATCGATGGTGTGGATATCGCCAGAATATCGGAACCTGAACTCCGTGAGGTGCGCAGAAAAAAAATCGCCATGGTCTTCCAGTCCTTTGCGCTAATGCCCCATATGAATGTCCTGAATAATACAGCATTCGGTATGGAATTAGCCGGCGCCTCTCAGCAGGAGCGCCAGGAAAAAGCCCTCGACGCCCTGCGCCAGGTGGGACTGGAAAATTACGCGCACGCATACCCGGATGAACTTTCCGGCGGTATGCGTCAGCGCGTAGGTCTGGCCCGCGCCCTGGCCATTAATCCCGACATTCTGCTAATGGACGAAGCTTTCTCGGCGCTCGATCCCTTAATTCGCAGTGAAATGCAGGATGAATTAGTCAAACTCCAGGCTAAACATCAGCGCACCGTGGTCTTTATTTCCCACGATCTTGATGAGGCGATGCGGATTGGCGATCGCATTGCCATTATGCAAAACGGCGAGGTGGTTCAGGTCGGTACACCGGATGAGATCCTCAACAACCCGGCCAACGATTACGTTCGCACTTTCTTCCGCGGCGTTGATATCAGCCAGGTCTTTAGCGCCAAAGATATCGCCCGCCGGACACCGCGCGGCCTGCTGCGCAAGACCACCGGTTTTGGTCCCCGCTCGGCGCTGAAGCTGCTTCAGGACGATGCTCTGGAGTTCGGCTACATCATCGAGCGCGGCCAGAAATTTCTTGGCATCGTCTCTATCGACTCCCTGAAACGCGCGCTGGCGGCGGGACAGGGACTGGATGAGGCGCTGCTCGACTCTCCGGAGCCCGTGATGGCAGATACGCCACTCAGCGAGCTGCTCACCCCCGTCGGCCAGGCCCCCTGCGCGGTACCGGTCGTGGATGAGGCACAGCAGTACATCGGCATCATCTCCAAGGGGATGCTGCTGCAGGCATTAGATCGGGAGGGAGCAAACAATGAGTGAACAGAATAATCCATGGGGTAGCGCCGAAACGACTAACCAGGCCGCAGATGCCGCAAACCAAGCGCCGAATAACGGCGCAGACGCCGGTTCAGCCGCCGATGCCTGGGGCGCCCCGGCCCAGACGCCGCA
This window encodes:
- the nrdF gene encoding class 1b ribonucleoside-diphosphate reductase subunit beta yields the protein MRHLTRVSAINWNKIQDSKDLEVWNRLTSNFWLPEKVPLSNDITAWQSLSPAEQQLTIRVFTGLTLLDTIQNTIGAPALMEDALTPHEEAVFSNISFMEAVHARSYSSIFSTLCQTREVDAAYAWSEENEALQNKARIILEQYASHCPLKKKIASVFLESFLFYSGFWLPMYWSSRGKLTNTADLIRLIIRDEAVHGYYIGYKYQKGLESVTQEQRDELRNFALELMMALYENELTYTEALYGESGWEEEVKSFLCYNANKALMNLGYEALFPPEMAEVNPAIMAALSPNADENHDFFSGSGSSYVMGKAVATEDEDWDF
- the proV gene encoding glycine betaine/L-proline ABC transporter ATP-binding protein ProV, which gives rise to MAIKLEVKNLYKVFGEHPQRAFKYIDQGFSKEQLLEKTGLSLGVKDANLTIEEGEIFVVMGLSGSGKSTMVRLLNRLIEPTRGQVLIDGVDIARISEPELREVRRKKIAMVFQSFALMPHMNVLNNTAFGMELAGASQQERQEKALDALRQVGLENYAHAYPDELSGGMRQRVGLARALAINPDILLMDEAFSALDPLIRSEMQDELVKLQAKHQRTVVFISHDLDEAMRIGDRIAIMQNGEVVQVGTPDEILNNPANDYVRTFFRGVDISQVFSAKDIARRTPRGLLRKTTGFGPRSALKLLQDDALEFGYIIERGQKFLGIVSIDSLKRALAAGQGLDEALLDSPEPVMADTPLSELLTPVGQAPCAVPVVDEAQQYIGIISKGMLLQALDREGANNE